From the Haliaeetus albicilla chromosome 6, bHalAlb1.1, whole genome shotgun sequence genome, the window tatttgaagaaaatataaacaggGGATACCTTCTTAATCAAACTGACAATgtggagattttttttgaaaaaaaaaaagttctacaCTTTAAGTATATTAATATTAAACATGATCTgaattacttaattttttttttctttctcacactATGTTCATGAGTAgcatttagtattttgaaagcaGGGCAAAGCAACATCCAAGGTTAGACATAAagcacagctgagctgctgaGAGGCTGTGCATGGTACAGTGAAGGATACCAGAAGTGGAGACAGCAGTGCTGAGACCAGGCTACAACCTATGTAATGTTGCTCCAGTTCATGATGTCGCTGCTAGACCTACTTCAGCTGATGATGGTGCATTCCCAGGGAAGGTGTTGCCACCACTCATGTTTGTGGAACAAAATTAAGGGAAACATAATGCAAAAAGTAGAGTACTAATATCAAGCACTCACAAAACAGGATTCTGAAAGGATTTTATCGCTGCACTCTCTTGACCATactgtgctaaagctgtgggGTTGTATTCTTGATTTCTTGAAGGATTTAAAATGTGACTGTATTCCCACTTTAGCACCAATTTAAGGAAACACATAAGCCTCTGACTTTGATGGGATTTAGCTGTGTTTCTAGTTCAGCATATTGGTGGATGCTGTCCTGAAGATGACTGCTTACAAAAACAATGCCGATtcttataaaatgttactgatGAGAAAAGCGTAgggcggtggtggtggtgataaAATTGCAGGAAAACTGCTAAGTTTGGAGGGATTGCTGGTTTTGAGATGTGTATTTTAGCAcaggaaacactggaacagtctGCAGTCTGCTGGCAGTACCCTCTGCAGGATACTTATGAGACGGCTGCTGCTACATCTCACAGCTAGATGAAGGCAAGAGCTACTCCTGTGCAGAAGCTGAGCACAAGTAAGGTACTGATAAATGACCTGCTGCAACTTCTGTCGTCTGGACAAGATGAAGCATGTTCCCTGCACTAGTGAGTGAGTCCCAGGCCCCTCTCTCCAGTGAGCTCCTTCCCCATCAGTCACACAcatccattttttccttcaccCTCCTGAACAGGCTATCTGTCCAACTTAAAACAAGTCACTGGACCCACCAGGCTTTGAAGGACAGTCGATTTGGGCAGCTTGAGCCTCAACGCGGTCTCCATCAGGGGGGCTCTTCACACCTTCACTGGAGACCACGGACATTGTTAGTCCAtcatccttctcctcctctgtaAAACCAAAATCAGAGACTTGAAGGAAAGAGGTCCCCTGCATCCTAGCAGCCTTGGCACACTGACTGCGAGGCCGGACCGCCAACACATGCCTGCGTCTCCTCCTCATGTGGCACTGACTCCATTCCTGGAGCAGAGAGATGCCAAGTACGGAGAGCCGCTGCCAACCTGTCAAGAGACCAGCTTGACCATGCTGGCAGGACCACAGCTTGAGGTGGCCTCACTGAGCATGGGCAGACTGCACTTAGGGACTGGTGCCGACAAAGGACTGCCAGAAGCCTTCAGGTCCTTTCAGGATCAGACCTGAATGAGGCTCAATTTTCTTGCCCATAGAAAAGGTTTTGCTGTGTGTCTTTCTGGCCAGGAGCACACGGTGGCAAGCATGaggtgaaaaaaggaaaagcaaggttTAATTCAAGACCCCACTGGTTGTAACAGTTGCCTGTCAGCAAGCAGCCTTCTGCTCCACTGGGTCAGGGGAGGCCTGGCTAGAAGACGAGCAGCCACCAACCTGAGGCCATTTCAACCCCttcctgcacacacacacagtccTCTGTGAGACTCATCCCAGGCAGCAACAGCATTCTCCACTCACCTGAAGGCACTGGGATGAACTTGTGCTTCCTCTTCATGCAGCAACATATGACTGAGGACACAACCACCACCAGGATAACCGCACCCCCTGCGCATCCTGCCAGGATGTAAATGAACCACGGGTACTGCAGCAGGTCTCCTGCAAGAAGTACAGGGTGCTGTTAGTTTTACCAGGGTGGAAAAGCTTCTTCCTCCAAACCCCGCAGACAGATTAGAGCATGTGGGCATTATTATTGCATTACTTTGGTTTGGATCAGGGGAGCTGATATTATGAACTGTGGCACATCATAATTTATGTCACATCATTTAACTATGGTatgaaatttttcattaataagaGAGGCTTGTGTGGCTATGCTGTGtgcatttatttctgtgtaCTCTGACCAGTAACGTCTAAGATAATTTGTAAGTTTTAATCAAATTTAATAGGGAAGGTGGTGGTTTGAAAGATACTACATTTCAACAAGTTTTATGAAAACAGGCAGCTGAGGAGAGAGACCTAAACTAGCATCTCCTGCTTAAAGACAAGCTGCAGAGTCTACCCTCAGAGCTCATATTAGGCCCCAGAGAATCCACTTAGGACAGCCATGTAACGACTACACCAACCTCAAAGCAAGTCTGATCAGAGCCTGCACTTCCTCAGGCACCAAAGACTCCAGCCACTGGGGTCAGAGCTGTAGGAACCTGGCTTCACCGCTGCTCAGGGAAAGATTTCTCTTTATTCCCCTTCCCAACCGAGATCATGCGAAATGCCTAGCAGGAGGCTACGGCTACAGATGGCTGAGCAGAAGGCCATGCACAAGTCGGTGGTAATTATTACCCAGCTCAGAGTCCTTTGTTCAGGGTTGCTTTGACAGTCAGACTTGTTGCTGAGCAAGAAAGCTGGTAGAGGGCATCACAGACTTGCAGAAAAGAGACACCCGTCCAGACTGGAGCCTTCACTAAGACTATTTGCTCAAACCTGCAGTAGCCAGTAGGAAGACTCTTCTTCCCGCTATGAAGAAAACATAACTCAACTATCACTATACTACAATTTCCTTGAAACTCCTTAGGTAAACCCAAGCCATCcctttttaaatcattttttaaatcccattttaaatctttttgtcTGTGCGCATGCCTGCACAGCACCACACTGGGGAAACCAACAGGCTCATTTAGAGCTTGTTTTTGAGATCCCAAATGCACAACTTACTGCATATCCCTGGAGGCTAGGAAGTGTTTCAAACGTTCCAGGACATACTACATGCTGTCATAGTCCACATACTCACCAGAACAGTGAAAACAACTGTGGACAGCTGCTCCTGTCTCAAATattcaaagcattttcagaGTGCTCGTTCCAGTCTGTTTAGGAACAGTTACCAAGTTCAAAAAATCTATactcaaaattaaattttcagcAAATGAGAAACAATTTGcctaataattttatttcctttttgatgAAAGCTTAGAGAATATTGTCAAAAGCATAAACATatgttggaaatatttttcctaaaaatttGCCATTTGTTAAAAAGGTCTTTTTGATACAATATTGTGTTAAAAATTGGTAATGaacaagtaataaaaaaagtaatgaataaATATAAGCCTTTTATATATGATGACTTGTTAATTTCTGAATCCTCTGCTTTAGATACTGCATGATCAGAGCCCTTCGGTGCCTGGGAAGTTTACAGTATTTCTGCCAAATTGTTTTACGCTAGCaattattcaaaattaatttaattagcCAATAGGATGCCCAAATAGGTGCTTTTACATAGATCTTATACCTACAGTGGAAAAATGTATTCAGCCCTTTGCCTGGAGCAAATAATAATccacaaaaataatgaattagtctttaattaatttaaacttaactcatttctctcttcattttattagtatCCAGAACTGCTTTAGTTCACTTTTACAAATGTGGTTGCATTTGGTGACTAAAAAGTAGAATCACTGCTACTTTCTTGCTCTCAGACCCTTCCAAATAGGTGTTATTGTGCGTGTCCATCCCAACAGAGCTATCACTAAATTCCCCTGTGGGCTTTTCAAGAGGAAATGGGGAACTGATATCACACACAGGGGACTGGGCAGTCACCCAGAATAAAAAATGGTAACTGTCAGCACTTGCATGATTTATCACAGAGCTTGACTGAACAGCTCATGGATGTTTGCATCCTCACTCCCCAGTGCCTCAGCCAACTCGGGTCTGACTACGCTGAACAACCTCTGATCAATTTAACTGgacaaaattaaaatcactgCTCCACAATCACAAATGCCAAACTTGTACAGATTGGCCAGCGGCACCAACACAATCAGGCATGAACAGCCCATGGCATTTCTGTTGAATGCCAGCACACACGACAACATGATACAGGGTTTATATCagtaattttgctttcagatcaACTGTATGCCAACCATAGAAGAAAAGACAATATCTGCTGTAGAGTTGGAGTGTCTCAGACCTAATTTCTAAAATGCTAGGTGCTATTGCACAGTACAATTTCTCTAGTAGCAAAGGTGCTTAAATCAATTACAACTAAATTATTCAAAACCCTTATGGTTAAATTATGCCACCCTGACGTAGTTTTGATGACCATCTTCgctgctggagaggagaaatACCTTCACTACTGGAGATGCAAGTGAAATCTCACTCAAGGTTATCTAATcaaattattatcattattattattttcttctaataaaTGTGAGCTTACAACAAACACAGACCACTGCTTTGCATCATGAGGTTCTGGCAGTTTTGATCAGTCCTAGGATCTGGATTTTCTGTCTCATTAAACTATGGCCTCATTGAAGCAGAGTACTCGGCATTTATGGATAACTTGCAAATGGGTAAAGTCACAGCCTTCTCACAGAACTACATATCCAACCAGGGacatggagggaaaaaaccctacattCTGTGTCTTTTACTCCACCTCTGATGGTGTGGGCCTGGTAGAGAGACATTTGTATAGACTGGTAAATCTTTGTGCAGCTGGCCTAGATATGGACCTGAGTCCAGCAGCAACAGGGCTGAACTAGCAGAGGTGTTTTTACAGGGATGTTACAGAAACTGGAAGGCGGCCATCTGGGTAATGGATGACCATCAGAGTAGGAAATAGCTCGTGTTTCTAAATCGGCATAAAGGTTTGGTGCACAGGAGGGTGCAAGGTCTTCATCACTGGGAAGTAGGAAAACAGACAGATGGATATCTGTCATTGCTGCAGAGTTGGGTAAAAGGACCTCCTGAACAAACTTTCATCCTTTCTATGGTTGTAGGCTGTGTCAGTCTGAGAcacaggagggagaaggaagtcAAGGGGACACTTTCTAAAGGGAGGATGTGGTAAATCTGGAAGGCAGCTGCCAGAGGACAGAAGAGTTTGGTATTATGCagacagcaacaacaaaaggaGATTTTCTGGAGACACCGTTACTCACCATAACTGCAGGACAGCACAACGGGCCTGGTCCTTGTGACACTGTTCCCATGGTAAACCTCACATACAAATTCCCCAGGCACGGTTTTGTCCAGGCGAACCTTCTTCCCACCATCCTTAATGCAAGCCTCAGGGGTCTTCAGCGCAGTGCCATTCAGCAGCCACTGAAAGGTGGTGCCCTTGCTGCTGGTCACGTCGCAGGACAACTCTCCAGTCCCATTAGGGAAGCACTGGACACCAATGGCCGGCTCTGGTCACACACAGCACAGGGCAACGggaacagggaggaaaaagagaggtgAGGGGCGGACTCAGCAGTGAACATGAGCTGGATAGGAGCTTCCCTTACTGGCAGTCTTACTACCATTGCATTTACTGGTAGCCAGGGAGCACAGAAATAAGAAACCAGACTCTTCAgtgcctgctcccagccctgaaATGCTTAGCAGTGCCCACCCAACCCTGACAGTGACTCTTGGTCCCCATTTTGGGGATGCCACAAAAATCTGGcatctcttcattttccttactgaaatagaaaaagagaaaaataaaagccccTGATCTGAGAGGACAGTGGAAACACCCAAAGCATTTGCCAGCCAGAGGCTTCCTCTGTAATCAGCAGGTAACTGTAGCTTCAGAGGAGACTCAGCCCTCTCCTCCACCAGAGGTTTGTACTTTTGCTGtcactctgcttttccttccattgTAGAGAGGAACCAGTACAAATCATGCCCAACACAGGTACCAGCACCAGACACCTGCAGTTAGATAGGACCCCCCAGACTAGgacaatttaaaatgaagtaaaaaatcATTGATCTTATtacattttcctgaatttcccTCTTTCAGTCTACTAAAAGGAGCCAACCTATTTCCTACATTTGCCACTTTGCAAATACAGACTAGACAGAGAAGTAGTATGGTTTTATGACAGTAAGAGTAACATTGAGAACATCTATGCAAACATCCATGTAAATAAGGTCAGAAATCACTTTCTTCAACTAGGACATCATCTTGAGCTATAATTCACTGCCTCCAGGAATACCTTTGCTATGAAATTGTTTCCCCTGACTTAAGCGTGGCAAC encodes:
- the LOC104316436 gene encoding LOW QUALITY PROTEIN: uncharacterized protein (The sequence of the model RefSeq protein was modified relative to this genomic sequence to represent the inferred CDS: inserted 3 bases in 2 codons): MDFSSSFTLQCLLVIITVPHGSVTWTGVLSGGSAVFSVGIQSLQNLSRMSKRDVKCLTTVLNDNLLAKCGNSASRCLNLQNGSLVLRSVEKEDEGKYEFVFHNTTSTFTLEVFEPAIGVQCFPNGTGELSCDVTSSKGTTFQWLLNGTALKTPEACIKDGGKKVRLDKTVPGEFVCEVYHGNSVTRTRPVVLSCSYGDLLQYPWFIYILAGCAGGAVILVXGCVLSHMLLHEEEAXKFIPVPSEEEKDDGLTMSVVSSEGVKSPPDGDRVEAQAAQIDCPSKPDAAQTGQGIEPEPPVEENLPVEIEPEEMPDPAVIIDVESQENASDCFPDPADD